One segment of Daphnia magna isolate NIES linkage group LG2, ASM2063170v1.1, whole genome shotgun sequence DNA contains the following:
- the LOC116915944 gene encoding uncharacterized protein LOC116915944, producing the protein MSLKVCCILLLACIVAIHAQAVDPSKKETANDARIFLSTFTVILSTVTSTTTIGSTTTCTTSTAALNTCSVGRRRRGLFYDDAENQGRARRGLFYNDDEPEVNNAPVKRAAEPAEPATKVTTDESKSVPLVVQSGFSLPEGFITPSGTPRFKLAYGTSTITTTATSVSTRSLTATCASTTSFSLCNAAGK; encoded by the exons ATGAGTCTTAAAGTTTGCTGCATTCTCTTATTGGCCTGCATAGTTGCCATTCATGCTCAAGCTGTCGATCCTTCCAAGAAGGAAACGGCCAACGATGCCCGCATTTTCTTGAGCACCTTCACAGTGATCCTTTCCACTGTCACATCTACTACCACCATCGGCTCTACCACCACTTGCACCACTTCAACAGCCGCCCTTAACACTTGCTCAGTtggtcgtcgtcgtcgtggtCTCTTCTACGATGACGCCGAGAATCAGGGCCGTGCTCGTCGTGGACTCTTCTACAACGATGACGAACCTGAGGTCAACAATGCTCCAGTTAAAAG GGCTGCCGAACCTGCTGAACCTGCTACCAAAGTGACCACCGATGAGAGCAAGTCTGTCCCGTTGGTCGTCCAGTCTGGTTTCAGCCTTCCGGAAGGCTTCATCACACCGTCCGGAACTCCTCGTTTCAAGCTGGCGTACGGAACGAGCACAATCACCACCACAGCTACGTCGGTCTCAACACGCTCGTTGACAGCTACGTGCGCCAGCACCACTAGCTTCAGCCTTTGCAACGCGGCTGGCAAATAA
- the LOC116915945 gene encoding uncharacterized protein LOC116915945 — protein MRLIVSSCLIVALIAIVTFGEAQHYQHLNSPYVFPGYPMMNRQQQDSRFFFGGLFTTFTYTVSTTTVTATATTVTTCTTSSTTISTCTAGRRRRDELGVRNPRGLLYEEKEEDAEDGNVSLASHASEAEAIRSPRQMEVQPAIPYAIQPTFGAYYTPELGYNNIHSAVPLSRIFLAFGTATVTVTSTSTSTSKLIATCSSTTGFSTCTS, from the exons ATGCGTCTGATCGTATCGTCCTGTTTGATTGTGGCCCTAATTGCCATCGTGACATTTGGAGAGGCTCAACATTACCAGCATCTAAACAGTCCGTATGTTTTCCCCGGTTACCCCATGATGAATCGTCAACAGCAAGACAGCCGCTTCTTCTTCGGTGGACTATTTACCACGTTCACGTACACGGTGTCGACAACAACGGTCACCGCAACCGCTACAACCGTAACCACTTGTACGACATCATCAACCACCATTAGCACCTGTACGGCCGGACGCAGACGCCGTGACGAGCTCGGCGTCCGCAATCCTCGCGGTCTCCTTtacgaagagaaagaagaagatgcgGAAGACGGAAACGTTTCATTGGCATCGCATGC CTCCGAGGCTGAAGCGATTCGTAGTCCCAGACAAATGGAAGTGCAACCCGCTATCCCCTATGCCATTCAACCTACATTCGGAGCTTATTATACACCTGAATTAGGTTACAATAATATTCACTCGGCTGTGCCACTTAGCCGGATTTTCTTGGCGTTTGGCACGGCCACTGTGACGGTTACATCGACTTCTACCTCTACGTCAAAGCTGATTGCCACCTGCAGCAGCACTACCGGTTTCTCTACCTGCACGTCCTAA